In Nocardia yunnanensis, one DNA window encodes the following:
- a CDS encoding acyl-CoA thioesterase codes for MATIEEALEIEQLERDIFRGASTKTQLPRTFGGQVAGQALVAAVRTVDPHYQVHSLHGYFLRPGHPEQPTVYLVDRIRDGRSFCTRRVTGVQNGEAIFTMSASFHVGDEGPVHQDVMPRVPPPLELPDAKESMSPERLWAMREWEHWDIRTIPQEEVDRREGTIAQQQVWFRYRHPLPDDPLFHVCTLAYMSDMTLLGSSKVIHPDEPTQNASLDHAMWFLRPFRADDWLLYDQQSPSAGAGRALTGGRIWNQAGELVAVVMQEGLIRTFRDPAAASYPPGTA; via the coding sequence ATGGCGACGATCGAAGAGGCGCTCGAGATCGAGCAGCTCGAGCGTGACATCTTCCGGGGCGCGTCCACCAAGACGCAGTTGCCGCGCACGTTCGGCGGGCAGGTGGCCGGGCAGGCGCTGGTGGCGGCTGTGCGCACGGTGGACCCGCACTATCAGGTGCATTCGCTGCACGGGTATTTCCTGCGGCCGGGACACCCGGAACAGCCGACGGTGTATCTGGTGGACCGGATCCGCGACGGCCGCTCGTTCTGCACGCGCCGGGTGACCGGGGTGCAGAACGGCGAGGCCATCTTCACCATGTCGGCGTCGTTCCACGTCGGCGACGAGGGGCCGGTGCATCAGGATGTGATGCCGCGGGTGCCGCCGCCGCTGGAGCTGCCGGACGCCAAGGAGTCCATGAGCCCGGAACGGTTGTGGGCCATGCGCGAATGGGAGCACTGGGACATTCGCACCATCCCGCAGGAGGAGGTGGATCGCCGCGAGGGCACCATCGCCCAGCAGCAGGTGTGGTTCCGCTACCGGCATCCGCTGCCCGACGATCCGCTGTTCCACGTCTGCACGCTCGCCTACATGAGCGATATGACGCTGCTGGGCTCCTCGAAGGTCATCCACCCCGACGAGCCCACCCAGAACGCCTCGCTCGATCACGCCATGTGGTTCCTGCGCCCGTTCCGCGCCGACGACTGGCTGCTCTACGACCAGCAGTCGCCCAGCGCGGGCGCGGGCCGGGCGCTGACCGGCGGGCGCATCTGGAATCAGGCGGGGGAGTTGGTCGCCGTGGTCATGCAGGAGGGCCTGATCCGCACCTTCCGCGATCCGGCGGCCGCCTCCTATCCGCCCGGAACCGCCTGA
- a CDS encoding serine/threonine-protein kinase: MSTCRGPGCGGTIQDGYCDVCGLAPAPQSGTAAGSSPSGRQSRRGSSRSSSRSTRTARSSRGRLGAGLVSVPQVPYRDPSTAVLADPRVPEHERFCSNCAQRVGRGRDGQPGRTEGFCRQCGTAYSFTPKLIAGDLVAGQYEVLGCLAHGGLGWIYLARDRNVSDRWVVLKGLLDTGDADAIAAAVAERRFLAAVEHPNIVKIFNFVRHPDPRTREPVGYIVMEYVGGASLKELRSQRDSTGRLRPLPLAQGLAYILEILPALGHLHGMGLLYCDFKPDNMIQTEEQLKLIDLGAVRRTDDEDSAGFKTDGYCAPELESEGASVESDLFTVARTLAVLTFNFDYRGAYRYTLPPAAHVPLLEQFPSYRRLLERATAADPADRFASASEMAEQVVGVLREVVATEDGQARPALSTVFGAERAAFGADPEQWPRTPDPHAIVTALPVPMVDPADPAAAFLATTSIGDPGQLVAALEAAPVASPEVRLALIRARIESGDVDMALGELAALEESEDADWRITWYRGLTALATRDFASARALFDTVYGLLPGEAAAKLALAAALECAGEHEAASRLYHQVWRTDTGYPSAAFGVARTRLRAHDIDGAIAAADTVPAGSGHHLAAQLAAFAAQLAGGAGYLVAAGHRLTGLPLDPERKAWKSIAVLDAARTVATTSIEPGATVLGCRFDEDELRRALESQYRVLARLAPDKLSRRDLVNRANAIRPLSWV, translated from the coding sequence GTGAGCACATGTCGGGGGCCCGGCTGTGGCGGCACCATCCAGGACGGGTACTGCGATGTGTGCGGGCTCGCGCCCGCGCCGCAGTCCGGGACGGCGGCCGGATCCTCGCCTTCGGGACGGCAGAGCCGGCGCGGTTCCAGCCGATCGTCCTCGCGCTCCACCCGCACCGCGCGCTCGAGCCGCGGCCGGCTGGGCGCGGGCCTGGTGTCGGTTCCGCAAGTGCCCTACCGGGATCCGTCCACGGCGGTGCTGGCCGACCCGCGGGTGCCCGAGCACGAACGCTTCTGCAGCAACTGCGCACAGCGGGTGGGCCGGGGACGCGACGGGCAGCCCGGGCGCACCGAAGGGTTCTGCCGCCAGTGCGGCACCGCCTACTCCTTCACCCCCAAGCTCATCGCCGGTGATCTGGTGGCCGGACAGTACGAGGTGCTGGGCTGCCTGGCGCACGGCGGGCTGGGCTGGATCTATCTGGCCCGCGATCGCAATGTCAGCGACCGCTGGGTGGTGCTCAAGGGCCTGCTCGACACCGGTGACGCCGACGCCATCGCCGCCGCCGTGGCCGAGCGGCGGTTCCTGGCGGCGGTGGAGCACCCCAATATCGTCAAGATCTTCAACTTCGTGCGGCATCCGGATCCGCGCACCCGCGAGCCGGTCGGCTACATCGTCATGGAGTACGTGGGCGGCGCCTCGCTCAAAGAGCTGCGCTCCCAGCGGGATTCGACCGGCCGGCTGCGACCGCTGCCGCTCGCACAGGGGCTGGCCTACATTCTCGAGATCCTGCCCGCCCTGGGACACCTGCACGGCATGGGACTGCTGTACTGCGATTTCAAGCCCGACAACATGATTCAGACCGAGGAGCAGCTCAAGCTCATCGACCTGGGCGCGGTGCGGCGCACCGACGACGAGGACAGCGCCGGATTCAAGACCGACGGCTACTGCGCACCGGAACTCGAATCCGAGGGCGCGTCGGTGGAATCGGATCTGTTCACCGTGGCGCGCACGCTGGCGGTGCTGACCTTCAATTTCGACTATCGCGGCGCCTACCGCTACACGCTGCCCCCGGCGGCGCACGTGCCGTTGCTGGAACAGTTCCCGTCGTATCGGCGACTGCTCGAGCGGGCCACCGCGGCCGATCCCGCCGACCGGTTCGCTTCGGCGTCGGAGATGGCCGAGCAGGTGGTGGGCGTGCTGCGCGAGGTGGTGGCCACCGAGGACGGCCAGGCGCGCCCGGCCTTGTCCACGGTGTTCGGCGCCGAACGCGCCGCCTTCGGGGCCGATCCCGAACAGTGGCCGCGCACACCGGATCCGCACGCCATCGTCACGGCGCTGCCGGTCCCGATGGTGGATCCGGCCGATCCCGCCGCGGCGTTCCTGGCCACCACCTCGATCGGTGATCCGGGACAGCTGGTGGCCGCGTTGGAGGCCGCGCCGGTGGCGTCGCCGGAGGTGCGCCTGGCATTGATCCGCGCCCGGATCGAAAGCGGTGACGTGGACATGGCACTGGGCGAACTCGCCGCGCTCGAGGAGTCCGAGGACGCCGACTGGCGCATCACCTGGTATCGCGGCCTGACCGCGCTGGCGACTCGCGATTTCGCTTCCGCGCGAGCGCTTTTCGATACCGTGTACGGCCTGCTGCCCGGGGAGGCGGCCGCCAAGCTGGCGCTCGCCGCGGCGCTGGAGTGCGCGGGCGAGCACGAGGCCGCGTCCCGCCTGTACCACCAGGTGTGGCGTACCGACACCGGATATCCCAGCGCCGCTTTCGGTGTGGCGCGCACCCGGCTGCGGGCGCACGATATCGACGGTGCGATCGCGGCCGCGGACACCGTGCCCGCCGGCTCCGGTCATCACCTCGCCGCCCAATTGGCCGCGTTCGCAGCGCAACTCGCGGGTGGCGCCGGCTACCTGGTCGCGGCGGGACACCGGCTGACCGGGTTGCCGCTGGACCCGGAACGCAAGGCGTGGAAGAGCATTGCCGTGCTGGACGCCGCGCGCACGGTGGCCACGACATCGATCGAACCGGGCGCGACGGTGCTGGGGTGCCGTTTCGACGAGGACGAGTTGCGGCGCGCGCTGGAATCCCAGTACCGGGTGCTGGCCAGGCTGGCGCCGGACAAGCTGAGCCGACGCGATCTGGTCAACCGCGCCAATGCCATTCGGCCGTTGAGCTGGGTGTGA
- a CDS encoding TetR/AcrR family transcriptional regulator yields the protein MTESMRPARRRGTALEQAILRAAVDELLESGYPGMTMDAVAKRAGTNKNALYRRWPHRAALGVAAYRQLTAAALDLPDTGSLRQDALELLRRANSHLASPLGEILRSLLAQVADEPELLAQLREQSDGGAGPWLTILDRAIARGEAAAAARHPRVATTPIDLLRNEFVTRGVPAVPDEVLVDIIDSVYLPLVRGRSEPANRSPR from the coding sequence ATGACCGAATCAATGCGCCCCGCCCGTCGTCGCGGCACCGCACTCGAACAGGCCATCCTGCGCGCCGCGGTGGACGAACTGCTCGAATCGGGTTATCCGGGGATGACGATGGACGCCGTCGCCAAACGCGCCGGCACCAACAAGAACGCCCTCTATCGCCGCTGGCCCCACCGGGCGGCCCTCGGCGTCGCGGCGTACCGGCAGCTCACCGCCGCGGCCCTCGACCTGCCCGACACCGGTTCGCTGCGCCAGGACGCCCTGGAGTTGTTGCGCCGCGCCAACTCTCACCTCGCCTCACCCCTGGGCGAGATCCTGCGCAGCCTGCTCGCCCAGGTGGCCGACGAGCCGGAGTTGCTGGCTCAACTGCGCGAGCAGTCCGACGGCGGCGCCGGCCCCTGGCTCACCATCCTCGACCGCGCGATCGCGCGCGGCGAAGCGGCCGCGGCGGCCCGCCATCCCCGGGTCGCCACCACTCCGATCGACTTGCTGCGCAACGAATTCGTCACTCGCGGCGTCCCCGCGGTACCCGACGAGGTGCTGGTGGACATCATCGACAGCGTGTATCTGCCCCTCGTTCGCGGGCGTTCCGAGCCGGCGAATCGATCACCCCGTTAG
- a CDS encoding MHYT domain-containing protein: MLEIDQFTYGWLTPVLAYVMSVTGSLLALRCMVRARNQNAHGGWVATGAVALGGTGIWVMHFIAMLGFSVQDTTIRYDVPITLLSAAIAMGVVWLGLYIVVHQHGEAFALITGGTVTGLGVGAMHYSGMYAMKTDAAVQYDPWIVLLSLVIAVVAATAALWFALHVNGVIATISAALIMGVAVCGMHYTGMFAMRAHMADHMHAPSGAQAGQLLTPLIIAVSMATMLMLFQVGITEIDEPDLSRIRGQYASRFWPARRADSKPADDEFPTDTFDPRHRRW, encoded by the coding sequence ATGCTGGAGATCGACCAATTCACCTACGGGTGGCTCACCCCGGTACTGGCCTACGTCATGTCCGTCACCGGCTCGTTGCTGGCGTTGCGGTGCATGGTGCGGGCGCGGAATCAGAACGCGCACGGGGGCTGGGTGGCGACGGGGGCCGTCGCGCTCGGGGGCACCGGTATCTGGGTCATGCATTTCATCGCGATGCTCGGTTTCTCGGTGCAGGACACCACGATTCGCTACGACGTGCCGATCACGTTGTTGAGCGCGGCCATCGCCATGGGGGTGGTGTGGCTGGGGTTGTACATCGTGGTGCATCAGCACGGGGAGGCGTTCGCGTTGATCACCGGCGGCACCGTCACCGGGCTGGGGGTGGGAGCCATGCACTACTCCGGTATGTACGCGATGAAGACCGACGCCGCCGTGCAGTACGACCCGTGGATCGTGTTGCTGTCCTTGGTGATCGCGGTGGTGGCGGCCACGGCGGCGCTGTGGTTCGCGCTGCACGTCAACGGCGTCATCGCCACCATCAGCGCCGCGCTCATCATGGGGGTGGCGGTGTGCGGCATGCACTACACCGGCATGTTCGCCATGCGCGCGCACATGGCCGACCACATGCACGCGCCCTCGGGCGCGCAGGCCGGCCAGCTCCTGACCCCGCTCATCATCGCCGTCAGCATGGCGACCATGCTCATGCTGTTCCAGGTCGGCATCACCGAAATCGACGAACCCGACCTCAGCCGCATCCGCGGCCAGTACGCCAGCCGCTTCTGGCCCGCCCGCCGCGCCGACAGCAAACCCGCCGACGACGAATTCCCCACGGACACCTTCGATCCCCGCCACCGCCGCTGGTGA
- a CDS encoding MmpS family transport accessory protein produces the protein MTYQGVPAPGYPNQGYPMQPPPPRKRKIWPWIVGALLIFIVLPFAACAALVGTAAHEVDKESKRTVDITYEVTGSGEGTYAKPSVTYSTGDTGSGTASSAELPWSKNVTLTGLLKFANLTATAADDDAASITCRIKQGDKVLAENTATGSLAFVTCNADLSNLTGK, from the coding sequence ATGACTTATCAAGGCGTTCCGGCTCCGGGCTATCCGAATCAGGGTTATCCGATGCAGCCGCCGCCCCCGAGGAAGCGCAAGATCTGGCCGTGGATCGTGGGTGCGCTGCTGATCTTCATCGTGCTGCCGTTCGCGGCGTGCGCGGCCCTGGTCGGCACCGCCGCCCACGAGGTCGACAAGGAGTCCAAGCGCACGGTGGACATCACCTACGAGGTGACCGGTAGCGGCGAGGGCACCTACGCCAAGCCGTCGGTCACCTACAGCACCGGCGACACCGGGTCGGGCACCGCCAGTTCGGCCGAGCTGCCCTGGAGCAAGAACGTCACGCTGACCGGGCTGCTCAAGTTCGCCAACCTCACCGCGACCGCCGCCGACGACGATGCCGCGAGCATCACCTGCCGAATCAAGCAGGGCGACAAGGTGTTGGCGGAGAACACGGCCACCGGATCGCTGGCCTTCGTGACCTGCAACGCGGATCTGAGCAATCTCACCGGCAAGTAA
- the pdxS gene encoding pyridoxal 5'-phosphate synthase lyase subunit PdxS, translated as MTTPDTTPTIGTARVKRGMAEMLKGGVIMDVVTPEQAKIAEDAGAVAVMALERVPADIRAQGGVSRMSDPDMIDGIIEAVSIPVMAKARIGHFVEAQILQSLGVDYIDESEVLTPADYANHIDKFAFTVPFVCGATNLGEALRRITEGAAMIRSKGEAGTGDVSNATTHMRTIRAEIRRLTSLSKDELYVAAKELQAPYELVCEVAETGKLPVVMFTAGGIATPADAAMMMQLGAEGVFVGSGIFKSGNPAQRAAAIVKATTFHDDPDVLAKVSRGLGEAMVGINVEEIPQPHRLAERGW; from the coding sequence GTGACCACGCCCGACACCACGCCCACCATCGGTACCGCCCGCGTCAAGCGCGGCATGGCCGAGATGCTGAAGGGCGGTGTGATCATGGACGTCGTCACGCCCGAGCAGGCCAAGATCGCCGAGGACGCCGGCGCCGTCGCGGTCATGGCGCTCGAGCGGGTCCCGGCCGACATTCGCGCCCAGGGCGGCGTCTCCCGCATGTCGGATCCGGACATGATCGACGGCATCATCGAGGCCGTCTCCATCCCCGTCATGGCCAAGGCGCGCATCGGCCACTTCGTCGAGGCGCAGATCCTGCAGTCGCTCGGCGTCGACTACATCGACGAGTCCGAGGTGCTGACCCCGGCCGACTACGCCAACCACATCGACAAGTTCGCCTTCACCGTGCCGTTCGTGTGCGGCGCGACCAACCTGGGCGAGGCGCTGCGCCGGATCACCGAGGGCGCGGCCATGATTCGCTCCAAGGGTGAGGCCGGCACCGGCGACGTCTCCAACGCCACCACCCACATGCGCACCATCCGCGCCGAGATCCGCCGCCTGACCTCGCTGTCCAAGGACGAGCTGTACGTGGCCGCCAAGGAACTGCAGGCCCCCTACGAGCTGGTGTGCGAGGTCGCCGAGACCGGCAAGCTGCCCGTGGTCATGTTCACCGCCGGTGGCATCGCCACCCCGGCCGACGCGGCCATGATGATGCAGCTCGGCGCCGAGGGCGTGTTCGTCGGCTCCGGAATCTTCAAGTCCGGCAACCCGGCTCAGCGGGCCGCCGCCATCGTCAAGGCCACCACCTTCCACGACGACCCGGACGTGCTGGCGAAGGTCTCGCGCGGTCTGGGCGAGGCCATGGTCGGCATCAATGTCGAGGAGATCCCGCAGCCGCACCGCCTCGCCGAGCGCGGCTGGTAA
- a CDS encoding alkaline shock response membrane anchor protein AmaP, translated as MTSSLNRPARLNRALLALAGLTLLAAGGYALAAYGDKLPWVDSGDRLTPGTAAPPSWVLALIAIAAVVIGLGCLRWVAAQLRRVPKAVPWELSGPEAAGRTTLSSAVAARAVAADIEGYPEVGSVSAVLSGPGRAPELHVIVTASAGADLTDLRRRILGEAVPRLRSALAVGVIPVTMEFRLADNGIALQ; from the coding sequence ATGACGTCGTCGCTCAATAGGCCCGCGCGCCTGAACCGGGCCCTGCTGGCCCTGGCGGGGCTGACCCTGCTGGCCGCCGGCGGGTACGCGCTCGCGGCGTACGGGGACAAGCTGCCCTGGGTCGACTCCGGGGACCGGTTGACGCCGGGAACCGCCGCGCCGCCGTCGTGGGTGCTGGCGTTGATCGCGATCGCGGCGGTCGTGATCGGCCTGGGCTGCCTGCGCTGGGTGGCCGCCCAGCTGCGTCGCGTACCCAAGGCCGTGCCGTGGGAATTGTCGGGCCCCGAGGCCGCGGGCCGCACGACGCTGTCCTCGGCGGTCGCGGCGCGGGCGGTGGCCGCCGACATCGAGGGCTATCCGGAGGTCGGCTCGGTGTCGGCGGTGTTGTCGGGGCCCGGGCGCGCACCGGAGTTGCACGTGATCGTCACCGCGTCCGCCGGCGCCGACCTGACCGACCTGCGCCGGCGCATCCTCGGGGAGGCCGTGCCCCGGTTGCGGTCGGCGCTGGCGGTGGGCGTCATCCCGGTCACCATGGAATTCCGCCTGGCCGACAATGGAATTGCCCTGCAATAG
- a CDS encoding DUF6286 domain-containing protein, whose translation MIRRPRRTGAAVVVALAVFALCLVTVISLIQKLTGGKELVSYDSVATRLHDIGWSDPIVAAVGAAVIVLGLLLLALALLPGRPVVLPLADLDGSAAGVTRRSVRAALTRELDGLPGVDARRIRVGRRTIRVAATSVPAPGEIPPESVVGESISNALQRIGLSGASVRTRVRELRKEGRR comes from the coding sequence ATGATCCGGCGGCCGCGCCGCACCGGCGCGGCCGTGGTGGTGGCGCTGGCGGTGTTCGCGCTGTGCCTGGTCACGGTGATCTCGCTGATCCAGAAGCTCACCGGCGGCAAGGAACTCGTGTCCTACGACAGTGTCGCGACCCGGCTGCACGATATCGGGTGGTCCGATCCGATCGTGGCGGCCGTGGGCGCGGCGGTGATCGTGCTCGGCCTGCTGCTGCTCGCGCTGGCGCTGCTGCCGGGTCGTCCCGTCGTGCTGCCGCTGGCCGACCTCGACGGCAGCGCGGCGGGTGTCACCCGGCGCAGCGTGCGCGCCGCGCTGACCCGGGAGCTCGACGGGCTGCCCGGCGTCGACGCCCGGCGCATTCGGGTGGGCCGCCGCACAATCCGGGTGGCCGCCACCAGTGTGCCCGCACCGGGTGAAATTCCGCCGGAATCCGTTGTCGGGGAATCCATTTCGAACGCCCTGCAACGGATCGGGCTATCCGGCGCGAGCGTGCGGACGCGAGTGCGTGAACTGCGGAAGGAAGGCCGTCGATGA
- a CDS encoding Asp23/Gls24 family envelope stress response protein produces MTVVADPPGRLSVSERAVRRIAAQAAREVDGVEPEVSVRAQLSGDRAELAVSLPIRYPLPVARVSEDCRRHLIERASELAGVAVTGVEITVTALVLETDTAAARSTRRVR; encoded by the coding sequence GTGACCGTCGTCGCCGACCCGCCCGGCCGTCTCAGCGTCAGCGAGCGCGCCGTCCGGCGCATCGCGGCGCAGGCGGCGCGGGAAGTGGACGGCGTCGAGCCGGAGGTCAGTGTGCGAGCGCAACTCTCGGGCGACCGGGCGGAACTGGCGGTATCGCTGCCGATTCGATACCCGCTGCCGGTGGCCCGGGTCAGCGAGGACTGCCGCCGGCATCTGATCGAGCGGGCAAGTGAGCTGGCCGGGGTGGCGGTGACCGGGGTGGAGATCACGGTGACGGCCCTGGTCCTCGAAACCGACACCGCCGCCGCCCGATCCACCCGGAGGGTCCGATGA
- a CDS encoding Asp23/Gls24 family envelope stress response protein, with translation MTATDTEKTDAAKTDTVKTAGTKASQQHANESGSARNGSERPSALQSEQGTTTISDIVVQKIAGLAARNVRGVHDLGGGAARAFGALRDRIPGASASVGQGVSVEVGETQAAVDLEIVVEYGVAIAELARAIRRSVISAIEQMTGLEVVEVNINVNDVYIDGDDDEQPAGNRVQ, from the coding sequence ATGACCGCGACCGACACCGAAAAGACCGATGCCGCGAAGACCGACACCGTGAAGACCGCCGGTACCAAGGCTTCTCAGCAGCACGCCAACGAATCCGGTTCCGCCCGCAACGGTTCGGAGCGTCCCAGCGCCCTGCAGTCCGAGCAGGGCACCACCACCATCTCCGACATCGTGGTGCAGAAGATCGCGGGCCTGGCGGCGCGCAATGTGCGCGGCGTGCACGATCTGGGCGGCGGTGCGGCCCGGGCGTTCGGCGCGCTGCGCGACCGCATTCCGGGCGCTTCGGCCAGCGTCGGCCAGGGCGTCTCGGTGGAGGTCGGGGAAACCCAGGCGGCCGTCGATCTGGAGATCGTCGTCGAATACGGCGTCGCCATCGCGGAATTGGCGCGGGCCATTCGCCGCAGCGTCATCTCCGCCATCGAGCAGATGACCGGGCTCGAGGTGGTCGAGGTCAATATCAACGTCAACGACGTCTACATCGACGGGGACGACGACGAGCAGCCCGCGGGCAACCGCGTCCAGTAG
- a CDS encoding Asp23/Gls24 family envelope stress response protein: MTAPVSTELIVADAVVAGVAAWAAARVPGVKRVEPGLRGLVAGLSRAGRQLWSGYESASTDGVRVRNPDDGALGVRLEIAIGADRPAPDVGAAVQRAVIDTVFERLGVTVDEVTVTVIDIEPESR; this comes from the coding sequence GTGACCGCACCCGTCAGTACCGAGCTGATCGTCGCCGATGCCGTGGTGGCAGGCGTCGCGGCGTGGGCCGCCGCCCGCGTTCCCGGCGTGAAACGTGTCGAACCCGGCTTGCGCGGCCTGGTTGCCGGACTGTCGCGCGCCGGGCGGCAGCTGTGGTCCGGCTACGAGAGCGCCAGCACCGACGGTGTGCGCGTCCGCAATCCGGACGACGGCGCGCTCGGCGTCCGGCTCGAAATCGCGATCGGCGCGGACCGGCCCGCGCCGGACGTGGGAGCGGCCGTGCAGCGGGCGGTGATCGACACCGTGTTCGAGCGCCTCGGCGTCACCGTCGACGAGGTGACCGTGACCGTCATCGACATCGAACCGGAGTCCCGGTGA
- a CDS encoding Asp23/Gls24 family envelope stress response protein, which produces MAVTDTDEDYLLPCGRGLDRVWERLDAVQNGSGDAHETSCPHCRTARESLLGLRAATRELIDEPAPEPPDLFGRIMSAVRAELRRGATLELVTPHPGTVAVSEQAAAVVLRYAADSVPGVRARRCRMRVVGIGPGGESIVHISLSIAVPVLGDGIPGLVPRVRERVTAAASAQTGLLVGRLDISIVDVYQEGAR; this is translated from the coding sequence ATGGCGGTGACCGACACCGATGAGGACTACCTCCTGCCCTGCGGCCGTGGCCTGGACCGGGTGTGGGAACGCCTGGACGCGGTGCAGAACGGGTCCGGCGACGCGCACGAGACCAGCTGCCCGCACTGCCGCACCGCGCGCGAGAGCCTGCTGGGCCTGCGCGCGGCCACCCGGGAACTCATCGACGAACCGGCCCCCGAGCCACCGGACCTGTTCGGCCGCATCATGTCCGCGGTGCGCGCCGAACTGCGCCGCGGCGCCACCCTCGAGCTGGTGACGCCGCATCCCGGCACGGTCGCGGTCAGCGAACAGGCCGCCGCGGTCGTGCTGCGCTACGCCGCCGACTCGGTGCCGGGGGTGCGCGCCCGGCGCTGCCGGATGCGAGTGGTCGGCATCGGACCGGGCGGCGAGTCCATCGTGCACATCTCCCTGAGCATCGCCGTGCCTGTCCTCGGCGACGGCATTCCCGGCCTGGTGCCCCGGGTGCGTGAGCGGGTCACCGCGGCCGCTTCCGCACAAACAGGTTTGCTGGTCGGTCGCCTGGACATCTCCATTGTGGATGTCTATCAGGAAGGAGCCCGGTGA
- a CDS encoding RNA polymerase sigma factor → MTHSETLAPDDATLAGRVRDGDVRAFEQLVLRYQGAMYRLASRMLSDRAEAEDIVQEVFLTAWRRIAQLHDDAAFAGWLYRMTTNRCLNALRTRQSVLGVDLDSTESPRTDTHPEHATQVSEQLEALTVALRQLTPEQRACWLLREVHGRSYEEIGEIVGANATQVRGRIARARAQLAEVMKPWR, encoded by the coding sequence GTGACCCACTCGGAGACGCTCGCGCCCGACGACGCGACACTCGCGGGGCGGGTGCGCGACGGCGACGTGCGGGCATTCGAACAGCTGGTGCTGCGCTATCAGGGCGCGATGTACCGGCTCGCGTCCCGGATGCTGAGCGATCGGGCCGAGGCCGAGGACATCGTGCAGGAGGTCTTCCTGACCGCCTGGCGGCGCATCGCCCAGCTGCACGACGACGCCGCCTTCGCGGGCTGGCTGTACCGGATGACCACCAACCGGTGCCTCAATGCCCTGCGCACCCGGCAGTCGGTCCTCGGCGTGGACCTCGACAGCACCGAATCCCCGCGCACCGACACCCATCCCGAGCACGCGACCCAGGTCAGCGAACAACTCGAGGCACTCACGGTGGCACTGCGGCAGCTCACGCCCGAACAGCGGGCGTGCTGGCTGCTGCGCGAGGTGCACGGCCGCTCCTACGAAGAGATCGGCGAGATCGTCGGCGCCAACGCCACCCAGGTCCGGGGGCGGATCGCGCGGGCCCGAGCACAATTGGCGGAGGTGATGAAGCCATGGCGGTGA
- a CDS encoding PIN domain nuclease, with product MTELFLADTSALIRFYRGQTGPEWDQAVTSGLVGICEPVRLEYLRAVGGTPAFHEADSLLRETFPYYPVREHAWDDCVVLQSRLADKGWHQCAGPVDLLVAVSAVHHGLTVLHADCDFETIARISGQPVRRIDT from the coding sequence ATGACGGAACTTTTCCTTGCAGATACCAGTGCCCTGATCCGCTTCTATCGAGGACAGACCGGGCCGGAGTGGGATCAGGCTGTGACGTCCGGACTCGTGGGAATCTGCGAGCCGGTCCGGCTCGAGTACCTGCGGGCTGTCGGCGGCACTCCAGCGTTCCACGAGGCCGATTCGCTGTTGCGCGAGACGTTTCCGTATTACCCGGTCCGGGAACATGCATGGGACGACTGCGTCGTTCTCCAATCCCGTCTCGCGGACAAAGGCTGGCACCAGTGCGCGGGTCCCGTCGATCTGCTCGTAGCAGTCAGCGCGGTGCATCACGGTCTCACGGTTCTGCACGCGGACTGCGACTTCGAGACGATTGCCAGGATCTCGGGTCAGCCGGTACGGCGAATCGACACCTAG
- a CDS encoding type II toxin-antitoxin system VapB family antitoxin, giving the protein MARTVIDVDDDALAEAARYLGTTTKKDTVNAALHEIVDRRRRAAAVARMRAMVAEGEIDFSVIEREARGDQSVA; this is encoded by the coding sequence ATGGCGCGTACGGTGATCGACGTGGATGACGATGCCCTCGCCGAAGCTGCCCGTTATCTCGGTACCACCACCAAGAAGGACACGGTCAACGCGGCGCTACACGAGATCGTCGATCGGCGTCGGAGGGCGGCGGCCGTCGCGCGGATGCGTGCGATGGTTGCCGAGGGCGAGATCGACTTTTCCGTGATCGAGCGAGAAGCGCGCGGCGACCAATCCGTCGCATGA